In a single window of the Pleurodeles waltl isolate 20211129_DDA chromosome 4_2, aPleWal1.hap1.20221129, whole genome shotgun sequence genome:
- the LOC138293066 gene encoding regulator of G-protein signaling 5-like, producing MCKDSLITLPSICIERVKELGARLGVLLQKPDAAFEPEKCIQTKPRNKHRLCLEDVMRWRDSFDNLLSCKDGLAAFWAFLKTEFSDENLEFWLACEKYKKIRSAAKLSSKAQEIYEQFIQNEACREVNIDHHTKELTQRQLAHATQNCFDMAQAKTWVLMEKDSYPRFLKSTFYHDLLNIASHHGGAPYSHT from the exons ATGTGCAAGGACAGTCTGATCACGCTGCCCTCCATCTGTATCGAAAG GGTTAAAGAGCTTGGGGCCCGCTTAGGAGTCTTGCTTCAGAAACCAGATGCAGCGTTTGAACCTGAAAAATGCATCCAGACCAAACCAAGAAACAAACACAG ACTCTGCTTGGAAGATGTGATGAGGTGGAGGGACTCGTTCGACAATCTGCTAAGTTGTAAAG ATGGCCTTGCAGCATTCTGGGCTTTCCTGAAGACTGAGTTCAGCGATGAGAACCTGGAGTTCTGGCTGGCCTGCGAAAAGTACAAGAAAATTCGCTCAGCTGCCAAACTGTCCTCCAAGGCACAGGAGATCTATGAGCAGTTTATCCAGAACGAAGCCTGCAGGGAG GTGAATATCGACCATCACACAAAGGAACTCACTCAACGCCAGTTGGCACATGCAACCCAGAACTGCTTTGATATGGCACAAGCGAAGACGTGGGTCCTCATGGAAAAGGACAGCTACCCTAGGTTCTTGAAATCCACATTCTACCATGACCTTCTAAATATTGCCTCTCACCATGGGGGTGCGCCGTACTCGCACACGTGA